A stretch of DNA from Poecilia reticulata strain Guanapo linkage group LG18, Guppy_female_1.0+MT, whole genome shotgun sequence:
TTGATCAATTTGTGTTGcaacttttgcaaaatttcatTCACAAACCTCCACACTCCCCAGGTTGCCAAGATGGACAAAACCAAGCACTGCGTCTGTGTTCACCTGTTCACTGACAAGAACTTCCACGACCCGGCCCGCAGCCTCAACCACCAGATGGCCCAGTCCGGCCTGTTCAAGCAGCAACCGGATGTCTTTCTGATCAGCCACAGGTCTCATCTGCTGCTTTCCCACTCAGCTTCATGCAGCTCTCTTCTGATTAACATCTGTTTATGGTCACAgtaaaatgggatttttttttttctcatctcttTTCACAGCCCAACCAAGATTTCCACAAACCCGTTTTCCTCCAAGACCTCGAGCAGCAGCAGTGACTCCACCAGTGGCAGTCCGACGTCGGCTTCTGTCCCAGCCAAGCCTCATCCCAGGAGGACGCAGTCAGGACCTAGAGAAGGAGACGCAGCGTCCACCAGCCCTCCTGGAACACCATCATCACCTTCAGCCCTCCTCCAACTGCCGCCACTGCTAGAGCTACCCCAAATCGGTGAGAATAAAGAATGCAAAGCATAAATCTTGTACAGAAAACCtctttttttatggcttttttaattaaaatgttccacCATACAGTGCTGTCATTTTGTGTACTTGCAGGACACAATATGGATGTGTACGTGTCTGTGGCGTGTCATCCAGGACACTTTGTGCTGCAGCCCTGGAGAGACATGTACAAACTGGTGGTGCTGATGGGAGAAATGATACTTTCCTACAATAAAACTGAGGAGAAACCATTTAAAGTGGAGAAGAATCAGATTTATGCTGCTAAAATTGAGAACAAGTGAGCGTTAACCTTTATTTCATTAACCAATAGATACAAGCAGCTGGTTTTCCATTGAGAGCTTGATTAAAACTAGTTCTCTGTTAATGTTACTTTGCAGTTGGCACCGTGTGTTGGTGAAAGGAGTTCTGACCAACGGGTTGGTTTCTGTTTATGAGCTGGACTATGGTAAACATGAGCTGGTCAGCTGCAGTCAGCTCCGGACGCTGAGCAAGAAGTTCAGACAGCTGCCGTTCCAGGGCATCCACGCCCAGCTGGCTGGTGAGTCCAGGTTCAACCTTTATAGTTTCACTATTCGTTTTTAAGGTATGCTCAGCAATCCAGTCCATCTTCTCATGTAAcccttgtaaaataaatttatttttgggttACATTGGTGTGAGACACTGTATTTTTGTGATTTGAGAAATTAAGTTTCggattttgttctttaaatataaAGCAGTGTCCAAAATCTGTTGGTAGAGTAATAATGAGCTTTCCCTGCACCTTAGGatgcattttttacttttattattattcaatgGTCTAGTATTAGATTTTGCCACAATCTGAACTCCGGTTTACTGACCGTTTCTCGCTTCTCCTGCAGGAGTGAAGCAGCGGCTGTGGTCAGAGGAAGCCTCCATCGTTTTCAGGAACCACGTGGAGAAGAAACCTCTGGTGGCCCAGCTGGAGGCCACGCAGGACGCCGGCAACCCGTGGGACAGGAAGCTGAGCGTCTTCCTGGTGGACACCTCGCACGAGGACCACGACGTCTGGATTCACGACATCATGGCTGAGTTTGCGGATGAGCAGAGCAACGAGCTGTAGACTCAGGCCACCGAATCAGTTTCATGGTTTTTATAGCCAGCAGCTCTTCTGCTCTTTACTGAAGACTGGATATAATAAAGTGAGGAAAAGTTCAGGTTTGTAGTTGTTGTATAATTGGACTTAAAGAATAAACAAAGCATAGAAAAGAAGGATCAACGGCATCGAAATCAGCAACAATATAgagataaaaactaaattaattggTTACTAAACTGGGTATAGCTATTATAGAAGTATTGtggtgaactttattttttctgtcataaacTGAAATAGTTTTAAGAACTGTTGAAACGACCTTCAAAGCATACAGTACGGCTTTAACTGCATGCGCATCCTGTATCAATGTAAGCAATCTGAAGAACCGGAGCCCTAAAAACAATGTGAGCCTCACGCATTATCACATGCTGGTTTAAACTCACCGTCATGctgaaaagaaagtacaccctcctccagttttaaatgttaaagtgggAATTACTTAGACACACAACAATTCAAAAAGATGAGTCCAGTATGGAAAAGTCATTccctaaaacacaaaattctaaTCTGCTAGAATGTAAAGAGggtttactttctttttttaacggGGCTGTAGGTGTATTTGTTTACAAAGCCTGCTTTTACTGATGGTGTTTCTCAGTGTCGCAAAGTTTACAAAAGTCAGAGTGAACATTCCCTGGAGAGGaggatgaaagaaaagaaaaaattaaacctAGAAGAATGGGGAGATCTTCTAAACCATACACTTGgcagtaaatgtttaaaatctgaaGACAAACCTGGACTGTAAGTTCCAGGGCCACAAATAGGAAAACATTACTCCTGGAGGATGTTCAGTCATCCTGCTTtgtaagtaaaaacaaatctgatgtgattatttaacaGCTGATATTTCCATCTTTgtggaagagaaaaagaaaggattttaaaaatcgTTACAATAAGAAAGTATTCAAATTACAATTTGCATTTGTAACTGATATACTCTTTAGGATCTCAAAATTAGACATGACAATAATGAGTCATTTGcagttattgatttttttccgTTTTGCAAAGTTCAAATGTTCAGCCCAAACATGggagttttgtctttttttttttttgtagtttgcaCAAAGTTACACAAAGTCCTGAATATCCTCCAAGAGTAGATGTCTAATTAGATATATatgatgtattatttttaatattggttGTAATACAATTTAGTTCATATTTGGAAAGATTAAATTTAGACCTAATCAATGTTAGATTTTTACAAGCTGTGAACTACAGAAACATGGTTTCAAAACGTATATCTGAAGAACAAAACTCTTAATTTATAGGTGAAATCGTTTGTTTAAACCCATTTCCTGTTAGGTTGGATGCCACTAAGGCTTCTCTATATGCAAAAActccactttttctttttctcttttgttttattttgtgaggGAGTGGGCATTACGTGTGTTCACACTCTGCTGAAGTGTGTGAACACATCTTAAAACTTAAAGTGTGGGGGtttgctgtggtggcgcaggggttaagcacaacccacatatggaggcctcagtcctcgatGCGGCCGTCGCTGGCCCAGTTCCCGGCCTGCCAACCCTCGCCGCATGTCTCCCCCCCTGCCAATCAAccatcaaataaaggccactagagccaataaaacctttttaaaaaaaacttagtgTGGTTCACTAATGGCACTTAACCTTCTGACATGTCGATGCTCTTGAACCTGAACTCAAATGTGATTCTGACAGGCCGCCTTTAATTTGGTCTCTGGTTTTAAAGAGTGCAGATTAGACCTGGTTTATTAGatcatttatatttaacttgtatTATTTAGATGCTGAtgcaaatgtaataattttacatggtttaaaaaaaatttgttttctgaataaagagaTTGAGAGGCTGATATAATCTCTTATCTTTGTTATGAAGAAATTACAGACTCGTcgcatttgaatttatttattaaaatagcaaaaaaaagggattgtaatgttttatttacataatacGACAAAGCAACAAACTCAGTCACTTACTGAAATATCGTCGTTCAGCTTTCAGTACAAtgcaaatcaaatcagttttttttttacagcttcatAGTTGAACACTAAAAATACACATCcacattacaaacaaaaagatgttttgaaaaCATCTGTATTTGTCTTCATTGAAGCaagatttacaaaatattggtttatttttatgattgtaAAAGGACTGAacttgtatagcactttatccaatcatttttgaccactcaaagcactttacactagagtcacattcacccattcacacaaacgctcacacatttatacaccgatatgCAGCTcagtaggcaatttggggttaggtgccttgcccaggggcacattgaTATggggcaggaggaagctggaatcaaacctacaaccttccgatcgcaagacaactactctacccacacagccacagtcaCCCCattatttaataacattttgtcCATCGTCTGTAAGTGCGTGTCGTAAGCCCACGTAGATGTTGCTTCGTGATTTCAGTGAATAGAAAGCATCATCACAAACTCTGGAAATGAAACGGAACAAAACACACAGTCAGAATTGTATCCTCGACCAGCACTGATGGGGAAAATAGAGCgtttgatgacctctgaccttcgaAGTCGATGCTTCCGTCTGCATTGACGTCCAGCTCCTTCAGgatctcctccagctctccCTTCTTCAGCTTCTCCCCCAGGAGACTTTTCAGAGCTTCCTTCATCTCGTCCTGGTTTATCTTTCCATCTCCATCCAAGTCAAACTATCGTGAAGGAGAAAATTCTGATTATATCATCTAAAATTTGCTCCAATTTCTCTATTCTCTATATAcagctttgtattttttttgcagtttaatttcatttcaacaaGCTTTTCTCTAATTGTTATCTTTCCACTAATTTCACTGGATCTGTTCTTTAAGTAGCTGACCTGTAGAAAGGCTGACTGGAGCTCCTTGAGTCCCAGCATGTTTGTGGTTTCTCCCATCATCCTCGGTCCCATCAGTTCAATAAAATCTTCAAAGTCCATTAAGCCGCCCACTAAAAGAGAGACGGGTCGGGGGAggaagacacagaaaaaaaaagagttgatttTCACCACATTTGATCCGCAAGTTTCATAAAATAGAAAGTGAATTAAAGGCGAATTAAATGCGTTTAATTGGTTCaatctttattttgttgatgATGAAAAATGGTGAAATCAAAGACATGGTGAAAGTGGACTTTAATCAAAAGATTTGAAGGATTAAAAAGATTTGTTAGCTCTATAATTTTGTTGGCTCTTTCAACATTTAACGacacactttatttgaaatcgGAGACGTTTTCAAATTAGTCAAACGTCAAGAAATTtaactaaacaaattaaatgctgAAGTGCTGAAACTGGGTGCAACAAGATTTCtgaatcaaaatgtgaaaagaaagcagaagaaaaggatagtcttaatttaaaaaataaaaacaaaataagctgTAACATTACTTTCAAATATGTCAGAGTCCAGATTGTGCTATTCCAAGCGAAGAATCCgcaattacaaaacaaaaactcactTCTGATCTGTTACCTTTGGTTGAAAACTCAAACTGTTTTCCCGTCAGACTCACTTCTCATCTTGATCTGTTGCACGATCTCCAGCAGCTCCATCTCCGTGGGCATGTATCCCATGGTCCTCATGCATTCAGCCACATCTTTGTAGTTCAGATAGCCGTCCTGGTCGTAGTCGAACTCCTTGAAGGCTTCTTGCAACTCTGCAAAGTGTCAGAAAATATCCACAGCTCCAGGGATGCTTAATCTTGTAGCGACAGCTTAAATAAGAGCATAAAAACTCTCTTTTGGCAAAAAACTAAACGGGATAATGCACATGTTCTTTCACAACTCTAaactctaaacatttttatcataaaaatcCCACCATATGGAAATCAAGTGGTAATTCAATCTATTTTTAAGCACTGccattattttttaagattgaATATCTGGATTTTTAACTTTCCAACCGCTCACATGTTTCTGTTACTGACATAAATACTGAGCTGCAGAAATGAGACTCACCGTCTATTTCAGCCTGAGCCAGGTCTCTGTCCTGATGAAACAGGAAATACAgattaatggaaataaatatcatatttaaactattaacaaaatgtgaaaatcacaataaaataaaataaatctgtatatactctgtcttttgtttcattgtgaCGAGTGGCTAAGAGATCTGGGCGACTTCCTCGGGTTACATTTACACCCGgagcaaacaaaacattaccaATCAGGTAATTAAAACCACCTGAGCCACTTTACACGAAGGCTATTTTTAAGGACAAACAAGTGGTGTTGGAGAACGTTTCAGGCGGATAACCTTAACAAACTGTGACATTAAGCCTTTACTAGAGAGCCGCTAACGCAGCAGAGACACCAGGACCAGAGCCAGCAGCGTCAGAAAGATCCGGTTCAGACGATGGCGATGGTTAACTACTACTGTTTCtattttcttacatattttgtatatgCATTTGTGTCAAGACAAGGAAATGTAACTGTCGCTGTTTGTTAAGAAGGTTAATGTAGTTTTCATTCAGTGCTCTGCCGTGTTGGCTACTTACGGCCCCAAAAACACTGTTGAGGATGGAGTTGTAGACTTTGTTCatgctctctgtgtttttcttggcCTTCTTTGAGGATTTCTTCGGTGTCTCAGAAACCGAACCCGATGGGGAGTTTGTGGCTGTGCTAGTTTTGGAGCCGCCATCTTTGCTGAAAAAAGTGAGAGAACAGACATTTCAAGTTACACGGCGTTGTCAAAGCCATGTTGATTTAAGATTGGAACAGTTCAAACCTACCCGTCTCCTGAGGCCGAATCGGCGGACGTTGTGGAAGAGGTCCTGTCTGCTGCTTTGGACATGCTGCTGCAATAAAGAGAGATTCAATATATAAACAGCAAATACTCTCTTTACACTCACAAAAAAATAGTTATGTAGGCCATTTTACTTCACTGCCACAACAGACATTGTTCTCCGTTTTCACTCCAGTCTGCTTACCTTGTCGGATCTCTAACCTAAGTGCCAGGAAAACGACAGGGAGTTGAGATGCAGCAGCTGAGCGCTTCTCGGTCCGTCTTGGTCGTAAATGATTTCAGAGACTCCTGTCAGACATGATTCCTGTCCTTCTCTTTGACTGGTCACCTTTAGAGAGGCTTAGCAGGCGATTACCTGGCTAAACACGCAGCCAACAGTCGGAGAGCAAATTGTCAGCCGACTGTACTTCTTTCTCAGAGGTCAGAGTTTTCCTGGTTCCTAGTCGTTTGTGCATCACGAGTTGCCATAAGTGGGAATGCCGCCAGTTTGGTTTGACTGATCTTTGGTGAAACATCGCTTAGTAAGTGATGTCATGACCACAGTTTTTGCAGCTACCGGGACATTTAACACCTTTTCATAGTAAAAtctttgagtttatttaaatcttttagtTTCTTAGCACAGACCCAACTTTCTAGCTTATAGTCACGAACTTTCTGGAAAGGTCAGTGCAGACAAGAAGGGCTCCATGGATCATTTATCCTCCATGTATCAGAGAGGGTCTGAGCAGGCTGTACACAAAGTATTTGACAGCGAtaagaccctccccctggctcctattggttgtttctgacagaacaGTGTATTTGTGCATTTAGACCTAGAAGggagaggagcttgatttttttttttagattatttaccTCCTGATACTGCGATGACTTAgccacagttttaacaaatatgttaaaattaagaaaaattaaatacaatttctcaTGTTAAATGGTGAATCTAACTAAAACGAAACTGTCAATGTTTAATACCGCTCTTGGATTTTCAGAGTTATATTCATAGAACATGCATATGCATATACtttcaaatgttcattttgttcataGGAGGTTTTGTggagactttttaaaaacaaaaattcactCATATTTCTTGCCGTCTGATAATTCTGGTCTATCACCACTAGAGGGAgacaaaaagctgcattttgtattgcGCACTAATTTGTTGTAGTGTGCAATATCTATGCTTTTATCAAATATTTCCCTGGTATATATTGACGTTCAACAAGGAACACTCAATATGTTTCAAGTGGTTTTATTGAGAAATATATCATTTAGCAGTTCAAAGTTTGACCAAGATTTTTGTAGTTAAGCTCATTTTGTTGAACTTGTATCCAAAACGTCGAGATTTGAAAAATAAGATTTCTGTATGCCTCAAAATGTCAGACCACCTCtggattgtatttttatttttattttgcatgttattttccatttaaggtGAATGTATAGATGTAAATGCTGCATAGTGATGAATATAGCAGTAATTCTGAGTCAGAGTGGGTTTATAAAGCTCTGCTTAGCTGGTCACAGGTCAAGGAATTGTCTGAATATTCAGGTAAATATGCCAGTAAAGCCAACGTGTTAAATTAGAACAAGCATTTCATCAAGTCAGTTTCTCtcactggttttttttttaaaaaaagaaacaactctTGAAAAATCCaagaactttatttataaaaaaaaaaaaggaaatgatgcAGGCAAAGTTCACAAAGCTAAACAATAAACTACGAGCTCACAAGTACAAGTTTTCCATGATGATGTAAATGTGATAAGAGACAAATCTGTTCTGTGTCGTCACGCAGCGCTATTTTCAGATTTCCTCTTTCCTGTGATTTATTCAGGAAAGTCACAGACGGCTCCATGTCCGGTAAATATGCTGCATTTGCATAAAACTTGCCACATTTTTTGcggcagttttttgttttcaatctgtgGTTTCATTTTGATCCTTTAGTTTAATCAGCTGCAAACCGGCAGCATTCATTAAAATCCATTAAGTGGAGCGTAATCTGTACTTTTAATAATTGAAGGTTATAACAGAGAGGGGAGTTCCAGTTAAAGGAAATGTAATCGGGATGATGTCAGTACAACTGGAATCtgtccttcacacacacacacacacacacacacacacctgtaaCCTCCCACACCAGGTATTGTTCTGATTTGATATGAGACATTACAcacattctgctgcttttgttttattttttcctcctgtttctgAATCATTTTACCCAACCTTCATCCTGCTTCCCTTTTCGTGTCATCAAATAGTCTTCCTCACACCCCCGTTTTCCGTCTCAGCCTccatctctctcctctctcacaCCCAGACCTTTCCCTTCCGGCCGCTCTCGCCTCCGTCTCTGCCGCCGCAGCAGCCGGTGCCCAGGCCGCGGTGCTGGGTGGCCGGCAGGTTCTTGTACACGGCCCGGCTGTACGGGATGAAGCACAGGCCCAGCTGGAGGTGTCGGGCCAGACGGCAGTACGCGGCCAACGCCAGGACCAGCAGAGGGGTGACCAGGAGGAAGCCCACCACCAGCAGAGCCACGCAGCCTCCGTCAGTCAGCAGGTCGGAGCAGTAGGGGGTCGTGCCGTGGGGGCGAACCTGCAGACGCAGATCAGGAAAACCGCAGTGAAGGCTCTGGTAGAGGTACAGAACTGCGCAAAAGGCCGTTTCTTTTTTACTGCCTTAAATTCAATCCACtcttttcacttccgataccgatacGGATATCTGAGGCTTAGCATCAGCTGACACCGATCCGATAAAGAAATTACAAAcatatttgataactctgcaccagaaCAGCACTCTTAAATACAGCAGTAGCTTCCTGAGCTTggacaaacatgtaaaagcaaCACAACTTTAACTTATTCAGTCAGAGCAATTTGGAAtataacagccaatgtaaaatgaataataaagaaacaatacGGTTGActactttggtcaaacatgtaaaaataaagtccaacaaactttctttcaaatggttcagaaattcaattaggaattctagatataatgtaaaataaataacgtctctcagagcacaaagcatagaattagactgaatagatctgcctttTTGGATCGACTACGTTGTCACTGACACCTgatctgttaatttttttaatatcttgaCTGATCCAGATGTTAACatcggatcggtgcatctctggTATTTATAATTCTCAAGcatttcagaatgtttttccAGGGTCTAGACTAATTTTCCATCAATTACTGGTTTTAACGGTTACCATGTTGTGATGTCTCAttactattttttaattaacattaaaaactgcattttgtctGTGTCAGCAagcagaagaaagaggaagtaaAGTTGATGTATTAAACCCCAAAAGAGCATCAAGTGTCAAAGTTCGCCACATTTTAGACTCTGTAGCTGAATAAGGAAGATCTTTTGGGAGGTTTCTGTCCTCCCTACACCCAGAAGGAAGCGCCAAAAgcagttttctctctctcctgcctGAAGTGTGTTAGCCAGCAGCATGTGTGTGGTCTTCAGAATGGTGTGGTTTGTCTTTCATTTGGTACCAGATTTATTGGACAGCTGGAATTTTagccaaaacatttgttttcagcgggctgcacagtggcacagttggtagagctgttgccttgcagcaagaaggttctgggtttgattcccggccccggtctttctgcatggagtttgcatgttctccctgtgcatgtgtgggttttctccgggtactccggtttcctcccacagtccaaaaacatgactgtcaggttaattggcctctccaaattgcccctaggtgtgagtgtgtgggtgcatgattgtttgtcctgtgtgtctctgtgttgccctgcaacagactggccacctgtccagggtgaccccgcctctcacccagaacgttagctggagattggcaccagcaaccctcccgaccccactgagggacaagggtgtaaagaaaatggatggacgtTTGTTTTCACTCAGCAGCCAAAATGTGGCTTCTCAAGACTTTTCAAAAACTCAAGGAGCAATTACCTTCTAAAAAGCAGAGGGGGTAGTAACCAGTTCCactactcagttacatttattaagCGTGCTTAGTGTAATTTAATCTTAGTAAGTGTTATGCAAAAACATGGTGGTCACAATACCAGTGTGCACAATATTCATATAGCAAAGCATtagggaaaaacaaacaacaacaagattgaaaaaaaaaaacattggttaTTAATATTGACAGTTTTACATATTCGACCGATTTGTTAAATGACAAATATCGACTGACACCAATGCTGATGCCTGTATATCCTGCATCTCTACACTTTTTGGAGTGTAATAACTGTTGGCTAATATATTCCAAGTGTTGTGAAATTGCATTTTTCAcgctaatgtaatatttagctaGGTGTCAGAGCAGCAAACGATTGCATTAGAGATCACTGACGTTGCTCATAATACTAACAGTGACAGAGGTGTGGAAGCACAGATGAGGAAGAGAGGGAAGAAGTCAGAAGTGATGTATCCCGcctgatattttaaatattgtcacTGTTGCAACATTTCCTAATATCATGCAGCCCTAGTTTgaattagctttttaaaaaaaaaacaaaacaaaaataattcctctgaaaatgattagaaaaagtataaatgaagaaaagactGTGTTAAACCATCACAAGatgcaaaatataaagaaatgagAGTCGCCTCAAGGCTTTTGCACAGTGCTGCGTTTAAGGGAAGAGGTCATGGATAAAAGCAGGAGATGACGCACTCCGTGTGGTATGTACAAGGTGACGACAGGCGCTAGTCTTAAACAAAACACTCGCCTTTATGGGCAGCATTTAAGAATCACCCTCTCAAAAGCAAAACCCCTTTACACAAAATGAATTAGGCTCAAACCGTATGGCGAACTACAAGGTCCCAATCTCTTGTTTTCTCGGTGCATCCTGTTGAACACTTGTTGCTGAGCAATAACAGAGGGAGTGGGCGAAAGAGGTGAAGGGATCGCGATTTGAATGTGGGAGGGAAGCTGAGAGACAGATGGCCTGAATCATCCTTATCGGCCTTCGAGAGACGAATGTTTGAGTGTCCAAACAAAAACGCAGAGAGCAGAAACGGTTTCCAGACCCTCAGCAGCAtcgaaaataaaactgacagcaGCAAATCCATTGCTTTGACTCCATTTGAATTCAGAATCCATGAAGTTGCCcaacaaatacagtttttgttGGGCAATACAACAAACATGAATAAAGTCGAAGctttattcattcagaaatcGCAGCGAAATGTAGCTTAATCTGCTGGTGTTTTCTACAGTCAGTCAACTTGAATCAACTTTCCCAGACCAGCGTGGGATGCTCCCCCTCAAAGTCTTGAATCGATCCCAAATGTTGTGCTTGTATTTGCATTGGGAGATGTCAGTGCAGCACAAACAGGGGAATCGTCaggctgcacaaacaaaacaaaaccatctGGGAGGTAGCTGGAACATTAGGAGCGgctaaatcaacattttttcctacctttttggGGAACAGAAGAAACTCTTAAGCTTCTTAAGATGAGGCCGGATCTCTTTTTATGTCCATGTAAAATTGAATATATCCGTACAGTTGCAGGAAAAGGAAAGGATGTCATAAATGTATCACAGTTCACAGGGTTGGGAGGACTGATAACTGTTTAAAACACCTCGAATTGTTTAGAGATAATGATGGTTTTATAAGACTTCTGAGATTGAAAGGCTACAAAAAACGGCTCCTCTAGTTCATTTCTGATGTCTTTCCGCCCTGGCGTTGTGTTAAACTCCTGCTTTTATAGCGTTGCTCTCACTGATGGCGGTCAGTTAATCGACTGCGCAGGTTAGCTGCTGACATTTAGCCTAAATCCAAAGGACGCAGCAGGGTTTTACTTAGTTCTCTGATAAGAAGAGTCAATGTCATTCTTATTAATctgttatgatttttttgtgcactttAGATTAGATTTAAATCACTTTAGATCTTTTAAATACTGGATCATTTTAATGTTCTCCTAGCGGAGAAATCCTGTAATTTGGTTGTAGTTTGGTTGAGTTTGAATTCTTAGTATTTCCTATTCCTTTGGTTCGCCTCGTTCTTCCAGCATGCCAGAGGCTGGATAATCCCCCTCTAATCTGCTGTCACATGAGGTCTTATTGTGAGAGGACATGTGAACGGAGAGAATCCTGGCTTCTCTGGTCATTAAAGGGAGGTctgcgatttaaaaaaaaaaaaaaaaaaagtttttttttggacaaaaccACAAAGCCTGGATGACGTTTTCATCCAATTCAGGATGATTAAAGCCAATAACACACAGGTAGTTTCTGTACTGAcaacatttaatattattttctttgtttattacTTAGTTGCAGGAAACCAGTTGCTCTCCTGGCTCAGTTGCTCCCTCCAGATTCCCATCTCCTCGACATCTTAAGGAACGTCGGATCTATCTGATTATGAAATCTCTCATCAGAGATGGAGCCAAAACTCCACCCTCCGCCTCAAGCAAAACTATTTCAAACTTCTGGATCAAAGTTAGAAGATTAGCACTTTCAGATGTTTCATAAAAGGATGGGTTTAACCATCTTCCAGCCCCTTTGTAGTGTTTAATTGCTATTTTATGCGATAGACACAAAGTGGTAAATAAAGGGAACATGATGGTCCTGATTATAGGAGaacaaatctgaacattttggacagcctgttttttttttttttttttatcaatccACTTTGCAAATATGCATTAAGGCTGCTGATCtatcaaaatgacaaacataTATTGTAATGGTTGATTGAAGTGTAAAAGTACACAACgtcacacacattttcagtttgcttcAGTCAAGAAAACTTAATTAACTTAatcttttttctacttttcaagGCAGTAAACAaggattttctttcattttgcaaTTAATTAGATTTTGTCATGTTCTGAAACATAAGACTATGTGGCTGGATTTTCTCCAATGATTGAAGCAGCATAAGAAGAGTACAGGATAGGCAGGTTACACGACATTATAACCACTTGAAAACAGTCGAATTAACAATTAAATGTAAGTAAGACCGTGTCAACACTGGGGAATAAAACACGTTTAAATCGCATCGGTGTCGTTTTCATTTAGACACCCTATTATCCCAGCTGTACCTGAAC
This window harbors:
- the LOC103480556 gene encoding calcium-binding protein 2, translating into MSKAADRTSSTTSADSASGDGKDGGSKTSTATNSPSGSVSETPKKSSKKAKKNTESMNKVYNSILNSVFGADRDLAQAEIDELQEAFKEFDYDQDGYLNYKDVAECMRTMGYMPTEMELLEIVQQIKMRMGGLMDFEDFIELMGPRMMGETTNMLGLKELQSAFLQFDLDGDGKINQDEMKEALKSLLGEKLKKGELEEILKELDVNADGSIDFEEFVMMLSIH